Sequence from the Coxiella endosymbiont of Amblyomma sculptum genome:
CTCTGGGAAAAATGTATGTATACCAAGGAATTCGTCTTAACTTAAAGATCGGAAATAATATTCTGTTAGGACGAAAAGGCTTTCCCAGATGCTCAATCGATTTGCCTATGGCGACACAACACAAAAAAACCGTATTATGTTCTCCTTTTCCAAGCTGTGGTCACTTGGGTTTTTATCCCATTGTCGACAGTGCGGAATGGATATATAAATTGTTAACTTTAGGTGTGCGTACAATGCAATTGCGAATTAAAAATCACAAACTTTCGGTTGTAAAAAAAATTGTGATTGAAAGTGTAGACTTGTCTCGCCGCTATCGAGCGAAACTGTTTATCAATGACTATTGGAAATTAGCTATTGAATCCGGTGCTTATGGAATTCATTTAGGTCAAGACGATTTGCGGTCTGCTGACATTCTTGCTATTCGCGGCGCTAACTTACGTTTAGGTGTTAGCACCCACTCGCTTTATGAGTTGTCGTGTGCGCACGCTGTCTCTCCTTCTTATATTGCGTTTGGACCTATATATAAGACAGCTTCTAAAATTATGCCCTTTCTTCCTCAAGGATTGCCGAATCTACGCTATTGGTATGAAATTTCACCTTATCCTGTTGTAGCGATCGGTGGAATCAATTTGGAACGATTGGAAGCTGTTTTAAGTACCGGAGTGAACAATATAGCGGTCATTTCTGCAATACAAACAAACCCTGAAAAAGTAGTACCTGATTTTTGCTCTCGGATTTCCCATTTTTCTCATTCGTCTACTCAACGAATTGATTTTACGCGTTTGCAATTTACAAAAAAAACGATTGTATCCCCCTTTCCCCTAAGGGAAACTCTTCCAAATCTTGTGAAGACAAAAAAGAGATTTCTGCAAAGACCTTGACCTCGAGATATAACCTTAAGAAGGAATGAGGATTCGATATACATCAGTTTTGTTTGTGATAAATTTCCAATTTTCGAAAATTTTATGTATTGCCCCGCGCTCTGACTTTGGAATCGAACAGTTTGTTTAATGTTTAAAACAACGTTGGTGGGTAAAGACCATTGCAATTTCAGCACTATTGGCAGCCCGTACAATTTCCCTATCTCGAATTGACCCACCGGGCTGAATGATGGCTCTAATTCCAGCTTTTTTCGCTGTCTTGATACCATCAGTAAAAGGGAAAAATGCGTCAGAAGCCATCGCAGAGTTTTCTAAGGAAAATCCAGCTTCTTGCGCTTTCATTATAGCGATTTTGACGGAAAATACCCGACTAGATTGACCGCTTCCGATTCCTAAAGTGGTTTGATTTTTTGTACAGACTATCGCATTAGATTTTACATACTTTACAATATTCCAAGCAAAATATAAGTCTTGCAGTTCTCGTTTTGATGGAAGACGTTGACTGACCACAGTAAAATTTTTTCGGTTGGATTTGGTTTGTTCGTTCTTTTGGACGAGAAGTCCACCGGTAATCGAGCAAAAAGAAAAAGAACAATCATCCGAAACAGGAGGGCGAGCTTCTAATAATCGTAAGTAGGGTTTTTTCTTCAACAATCTGAGACTATCGATGGTAAAGCTCGGAGCAATAATTATTTCGACAAAGTGTTTTTCTAAAATCTTTTTTGCAGTTTCGGATTCCAAAACAGAATTAAATGCAACAATCCCCCCAAAGACAGACAGACTATCAGTAGCATATGCTTTTTCATAGGCCACTAGCTGATTTTCTCCTTGAGCCGCTCCGCAGGGAGAGGCGTGTTTAACGATGACGCACGTAGGAATTATAGCATCTTGTTCTTCCCATACTGTACGATAGGCACAATCACCGTCTAATAAGTTACTAAACGAAAGCGGTTTTCCTTGCAATTGCCGAGATTCGGTAAGGCTATTAGGTACAGGGGGTATGACTCTGTAAAGAACCGCAGACTGATTCGGA
This genomic interval carries:
- the thiE gene encoding thiamine phosphate synthase, whose protein sequence is MNKPIVWAVGGSDCSSSSGCQADLFTCQDFNVHVSTIITAVTAQNAQEVLEIDFCNSRLIQTQITSLEKAFFPSVIKLGLLGKESIFTMGSYLRGYTGFVVFDPVLRSTSGVVFTDPYNLKRFIFPYVDLLTPNIPEVETFLQKKIHSQKDMIVAAQSFLRLGVKSVLLKGGHLKSNKACDFFTNGKKEFWLINSKIKQTNVRGTGCSLSSAISASLALRYSLEDALTLGKMYVYQGIRLNLKIGNNILLGRKGFPRCSIDLPMATQHKKTVLCSPFPSCGHLGFYPIVDSAEWIYKLLTLGVRTMQLRIKNHKLSVVKKIVIESVDLSRRYRAKLFINDYWKLAIESGAYGIHLGQDDLRSADILAIRGANLRLGVSTHSLYELSCAHAVSPSYIAFGPIYKTASKIMPFLPQGLPNLRYWYEISPYPVVAIGGINLERLEAVLSTGVNNIAVISAIQTNPEKVVPDFCSRISHFSHSSTQRIDFTRLQFTKKTIVSPFPLRETLPNLVKTKKRFLQRP
- the purH gene encoding bifunctional phosphoribosylaminoimidazolecarboxamide formyltransferase/IMP cyclohydrolase, whose amino-acid sequence is MNTSSHQRKPITRALISVSDKTDIIDFAKELNSRCIEIVATSGTANLLKLHRIPVTDIATFTGFPEILNGRVKTLHPKVYAGLLARPGFDDNILKQHTIYPIDLLVVNFRFYTTEVTVPLCIFEETVEQIDIGGPSMLRAGVKNFRSVTVLVEPSDYKLVLQEMDTNLNATSLSFRRSLAQKALEYLSNYDAAILSCSVREYKSKKSLSFPEGLPVTFQKKAKLRYGENPNQSAVLYRVIPPVPNSLTESRQLQGKPLSFSNLLDGDCAYRTVWEEQDAIIPTCVIVKHASPCGAAQGENQLVAYEKAYATDSLSVFGGIVAFNSVLESETAKKILEKHFVEIIIAPSFTIDSLRLLKKKPYLRLLEARPPVSDDCSFSFCSITGGLLVQKNEQTKSNRKNFTVVSQRLPSKRELQDLYFAWNIVKYVKSNAIVCTKNQTTLGIGSGQSSRVFSVKIAIMKAQEAGFSLENSAMASDAFFPFTDGIKTAKKAGIRAIIQPGGSIRDREIVRAANSAEIAMVFTHQRCFKH